In a single window of the Flavobacterium ammoniigenes genome:
- a CDS encoding agmatine deiminase family protein — MSTPNRRFPAEWEKQEGILLCFPHNGNDWPGKYEAVQWAFVEFIKKVAAVEKVFLVVADEKLQIKVTEMLERAHVQTTNVSYIIHKTNRSWMRDSGPIIVKNGSKREALNFNFNGWAKYSNFQLDKHVPNKVADFLNLPLTQVTYKGKPVIVEGGAIDVNGKGTLLTSEECLMHPSIQVRNAHFTKADYEAVFKEYLGVTNVIWVGDGIEGDDTHGHIDDLCRFVNEDTIVTIVEDDQKDANYQPLQENLKRLQNAKLENGQTPKIVCLPMPKRLDFEGLRLPASYANFLILNQCVLVPTFNDNKDRIALNILADCFPDREIIGINATDFIWGFGTLHCLSQQIPS; from the coding sequence ATGAGTACTCCTAACAGACGTTTCCCTGCCGAATGGGAAAAACAAGAAGGTATTTTACTTTGTTTTCCACACAATGGAAACGATTGGCCTGGCAAATACGAGGCCGTTCAATGGGCTTTTGTCGAATTCATAAAAAAAGTAGCGGCTGTAGAAAAAGTATTTTTAGTTGTCGCTGATGAAAAACTACAAATTAAAGTAACTGAAATGCTCGAAAGAGCGCATGTTCAAACTACTAATGTTTCCTATATTATTCACAAAACGAATCGTTCTTGGATGCGAGATTCCGGGCCGATTATTGTGAAAAATGGTTCCAAAAGAGAAGCTTTGAATTTCAACTTTAACGGTTGGGCAAAGTATTCCAATTTTCAATTAGACAAACATGTTCCCAACAAAGTAGCCGATTTTTTGAACCTGCCTTTAACTCAGGTTACCTACAAAGGAAAACCAGTAATTGTAGAAGGCGGTGCTATTGATGTAAATGGAAAAGGAACTTTATTAACTTCGGAGGAATGTTTGATGCATCCTTCGATTCAAGTCCGTAATGCCCATTTTACGAAAGCCGATTACGAAGCTGTTTTTAAAGAGTATTTAGGTGTTACCAATGTAATCTGGGTGGGAGATGGTATTGAAGGAGACGACACTCACGGACATATTGATGATTTATGCCGATTTGTCAATGAAGATACGATTGTAACTATTGTTGAAGACGATCAAAAAGACGCTAACTACCAACCGCTGCAGGAGAATCTTAAGCGTTTGCAAAATGCTAAATTAGAAAATGGTCAAACGCCAAAAATAGTATGTTTACCTATGCCAAAGCGTTTGGATTTTGAAGGCTTACGTTTACCTGCTAGTTATGCCAATTTCCTGATTTTAAATCAATGTGTTTTAGTACCTACTTTTAACGATAATAAGGATAGAATTGCTTTGAACATCTTAGCCGATTGTTTCCCTGATAGAGAAATTATTGGTATCAATGCCACCGATTTTATTTGGGGATTCGGAACTTTACATTGCTTGAGCCAACAAATTCCATCGTAA
- a CDS encoding carbon-nitrogen hydrolase, whose translation MPNKKYKIAVIQLNLNDVAENNLKKCLSWVRDAASQGAEVISLPELYSSHYFCQSEDVDNFALAEPLYSTSFIAFSALAKELGVVIIVPFFEKRMAGIYHNSAYIIDTDGLEAGLYRKMHIPDDPHFYEKFYFTPGDLGFKAFPTNKGKIGTLICWDQWYPEGARLTALQGAEVLFYPTAIGWHPLEKEEYGVNQHGAWMNVMKGHAVANGVYVAAANRIGLEKYLPNTSGIEFWGSSFIAGPQGEILAQASHDKEEILIAEVDLDLQENVRQNWPFFRDRRIDAFGDITKRAID comes from the coding sequence ATGCCAAATAAAAAATACAAAATTGCAGTCATTCAATTGAATCTGAATGATGTTGCCGAAAACAACTTAAAAAAATGTTTGAGTTGGGTTCGTGATGCAGCTAGTCAAGGTGCCGAAGTAATTTCGCTACCGGAATTGTACAGTAGTCATTATTTTTGTCAAAGTGAAGATGTGGATAATTTTGCTTTAGCAGAACCGTTGTACAGTACTTCTTTTATTGCATTTAGTGCATTAGCCAAAGAATTAGGTGTGGTAATTATTGTGCCTTTCTTCGAAAAAAGAATGGCCGGAATTTACCACAACAGTGCTTACATCATAGACACTGACGGTTTAGAAGCGGGTTTGTATCGCAAAATGCACATTCCAGACGACCCTCATTTCTACGAAAAATTTTATTTCACTCCTGGTGATCTAGGTTTTAAAGCTTTCCCTACTAACAAAGGAAAAATTGGTACCCTAATTTGTTGGGACCAATGGTATCCTGAAGGAGCGCGATTGACTGCCTTACAAGGTGCCGAAGTGTTGTTTTACCCCACTGCAATTGGGTGGCATCCTTTAGAGAAAGAAGAATATGGTGTTAATCAACACGGGGCTTGGATGAATGTGATGAAAGGTCACGCTGTAGCGAATGGCGTATATGTTGCTGCTGCTAACCGTATTGGTTTAGAAAAATACCTGCCGAATACCTCGGGAATTGAATTTTGGGGTTCGTCATTTATTGCAGGACCACAAGGCGAAATTTTGGCGCAAGCCTCTCACGACAAAGAAGAAATCTTGATTGCCGAAGTCGATTTGGATTTACAAGAAAACGTTCGTCAAAACTGGCCTTTCTTTAGAGACCGCCGTATTGATGCATTTGGAGATATTACCAAAAGAGCCATCGATTAA
- a CDS encoding S1 RNA-binding domain-containing protein has protein sequence MLAIGKYNTLTILRDTKVGLFLGNPEKDPEGIHDVLLPNKYVPNEFEIGEELIVFVYLDHEERPVATTLAPYILLNEFALLRVNYINQIGAFMDWGMEKDILVPFKEQARPMEKGKRYLVYLYMDEKTNRLVASSKTNQFLNNDHLTVEKGEEVDLIVSHITEIGINVIINEQHKGLLYKDEVYDDAIRTGDRMRGFIKNIRPDNKIDVALQVQGYQSIEPNAEKILDELRANRGFLRLNDNSHPEDIKTVLKMSKKTFKKAIGALYKEKLIEIKDDGIYLVKE, from the coding sequence ATGTTAGCAATAGGAAAATACAATACACTTACGATTTTACGGGATACCAAAGTAGGTTTGTTTTTGGGGAACCCCGAAAAAGATCCTGAAGGAATTCACGACGTGCTTTTACCCAACAAATACGTTCCTAACGAATTTGAAATAGGAGAAGAGTTAATCGTTTTTGTGTATTTGGATCACGAAGAACGTCCGGTAGCCACAACTTTAGCACCTTACATTTTGTTGAATGAATTTGCACTTTTGCGTGTTAATTACATCAATCAAATTGGTGCTTTTATGGATTGGGGAATGGAAAAAGACATCTTAGTTCCGTTCAAAGAACAAGCGCGTCCCATGGAAAAAGGAAAGCGTTATTTGGTGTATTTGTACATGGACGAAAAAACCAACCGTTTGGTGGCTTCAAGTAAAACCAATCAGTTTTTGAACAACGATCATTTGACCGTTGAAAAAGGAGAAGAAGTAGATTTAATTGTTTCTCATATTACCGAAATTGGAATCAATGTCATCATCAATGAACAACACAAAGGATTGTTGTACAAAGATGAGGTCTATGATGATGCGATACGAACAGGAGACAGAATGCGAGGATTTATTAAAAACATTCGTCCTGACAACAAAATTGATGTGGCTTTGCAAGTACAAGGCTATCAAAGTATTGAGCCGAACGCTGAGAAAATTTTAGATGAATTAAGAGCGAATCGCGGATTTTTACGTTTGAATGACAATTCACATCCAGAAGATATTAAAACGGTCTTAAAAATGAGTAAAAAGACTTTTAAGAAAGCGATAGGAGCTTTGTATAAAGAGAAATTAATTGAAATAAAAGACGACGGAATTTACTTGGTTAAAGAGTAA
- a CDS encoding 1,4-dihydroxy-2-naphthoyl-CoA synthase has product MSKIDWQTVREFEDITYKKCNGVARIAFNRPEVRNAFRPKTTSELLQAFHDAQEDTSIGVVLLSAEGPSSKDGIWSFCSGGDQKARGHQGYVGEDGYHRLNILDVQRLIRFMPKAVICVVPGWAVGGGHSLHVVCDLTLASKEHAIFKQTDADVTSFDGGYGSAYLAKMVGQKKAREIFFLGRNYSAQEAYEMGMVNAVIPHDELEDTAYEWAQEILAKSPTSIKMLKFAMNLTDDGMVGQQVFAGEATRLAYMTEEATEGRNAFLEKRKPNFEKKWLP; this is encoded by the coding sequence ATGAGCAAGATAGATTGGCAAACCGTCCGAGAATTTGAAGATATTACCTATAAAAAATGCAATGGAGTAGCACGAATAGCTTTTAATCGCCCAGAGGTGCGCAATGCGTTTCGTCCTAAAACTACTTCCGAATTATTGCAAGCTTTTCACGATGCGCAAGAAGACACTTCAATTGGAGTCGTTTTGTTATCAGCGGAAGGGCCTTCGTCTAAAGATGGTATATGGTCTTTTTGCAGTGGAGGGGATCAAAAAGCACGTGGACACCAAGGATATGTTGGTGAAGACGGCTATCATAGATTGAACATTTTAGATGTGCAACGATTGATTCGCTTTATGCCAAAAGCAGTTATCTGTGTGGTTCCTGGTTGGGCTGTGGGCGGTGGTCATAGTTTGCACGTAGTTTGCGATTTGACTTTAGCGAGTAAAGAGCATGCTATTTTTAAACAAACCGATGCTGATGTGACAAGTTTTGACGGAGGCTACGGTTCTGCTTATTTAGCCAAAATGGTGGGGCAGAAAAAAGCCCGTGAAATCTTTTTCTTAGGGCGCAATTATTCGGCTCAAGAGGCGTATGAAATGGGCATGGTGAATGCTGTTATTCCTCACGATGAATTAGAAGATACAGCTTATGAATGGGCGCAAGAAATTTTGGCTAAATCACCAACGTCTATCAAAATGTTGAAATTCGCCATGAATTTAACCGATGATGGTATGGTTGGGCAACAAGTTTTTGCTGGTGAAGCGACTCGTTTGGCCTACATGACCGAAGAAGCGACAGAGGGTAGAAATGCCTTTTTGGAAAAAAGAAAACCTAATTTCGAGAAAAAATGGTTGCCATAA
- the menA gene encoding 1,4-dihydroxy-2-naphthoate octaprenyltransferase — protein sequence MKHWIEAARLRTLPLSVSGIIVGSMYALANPTDDVLTPTEVFNWKLFAFAIITTLGLQILSNFANDYGDGMKGTDNEDRVGPKRAIQSGVITPQAMKSAIILTSVLTLLSAIYLIYLAFGAHNLGYSLFYLILGIAAIASAIRYTVGNSAYGYRGFGDVFVFVFFGLVSTLGVNFLYSKQLDAVLILPATAIGFLSVAVLNLNNMRDEASDRKSGKNTLVVKMGIENAKKYHYFLIVGAMILVLLFAVLSDFNFDQYLFLLAYIPLIQHLITVRKNENTKLLDPELKKVALSTFALSILLALCMIFFFSDLIVNNS from the coding sequence ATGAAACACTGGATCGAAGCTGCTCGATTAAGAACCTTGCCCTTATCAGTTTCTGGAATTATAGTGGGTAGTATGTATGCGTTGGCAAACCCAACAGATGACGTGCTTACCCCAACCGAAGTATTCAATTGGAAACTTTTTGCTTTTGCAATTATTACCACTTTGGGATTGCAAATCCTCTCCAACTTTGCCAATGACTATGGTGATGGAATGAAAGGAACAGACAACGAAGATAGAGTAGGTCCTAAGCGCGCAATTCAAAGCGGAGTCATCACGCCCCAGGCAATGAAATCTGCTATTATTTTAACTTCCGTGCTGACTTTATTATCTGCGATTTATTTAATTTATTTGGCTTTTGGAGCGCATAATTTAGGATATTCCTTGTTTTATTTGATTTTAGGAATTGCTGCAATTGCATCTGCGATACGCTATACTGTAGGTAATTCAGCTTATGGTTACAGAGGTTTTGGTGATGTGTTTGTGTTTGTGTTTTTTGGATTAGTGAGTACACTTGGTGTTAATTTTTTGTATTCCAAACAATTAGACGCGGTTTTGATTTTGCCTGCAACCGCAATTGGGTTTTTAAGTGTAGCAGTTTTGAATTTGAATAATATGCGTGACGAAGCTTCTGATAGAAAATCAGGAAAAAATACTTTGGTGGTTAAAATGGGAATCGAAAACGCAAAAAAATACCATTACTTTCTGATTGTAGGTGCCATGATATTGGTGTTGTTGTTTGCTGTTTTAAGTGATTTTAACTTCGATCAGTATTTATTTTTATTAGCCTATATACCTTTAATACAACACCTAATTACAGTTCGTAAAAACGAAAACACTAAATTATTAGATCCTGAATTGAAAAAAGTAGCATTGAGTACTTTTGCACTTTCTATTTTGTTAGCCTTATGCATGATCTTTTTCTTTTCAGATTTAATTGTAAATAACTCGTAA
- a CDS encoding tetratricopeptide repeat protein, protein MLNKISFLFFFLMTIPVLHAQKEGYWDKERSTTKEVVVSARDRILIKIDDLPTGTTEIIYRITLLDKNQQMSNSLVSVLKAIPDPTGISQGSAGAVFLLSKISGDDKCKYAIFSKLDAANNYIASGDTSDACLVQDEPVSKDAKRLSTEKSDCLKWSANSNLLWFGFESNNWILNQKIILEVVPWVDYKLSRGWTKENRKTIIDQCKTSSLAQKMSNSDDFCVCVSDKIQAKYSFKEFQKLLIEERNKAFKDYGALCFNETGASSAFNSDLRSQAAVLAKKGKYGAAIAKMNTIITNTKGAALDYNTLGYYYLITKQYGKALKILQEAEKQDATELLIQLNLAHAYLLNGNYKSAKIIHKTYSNQNVTDSLSWIQKTKLDFDAFQKAGIQNEDFNAILKILE, encoded by the coding sequence ATGTTAAATAAAATCAGTTTCCTCTTTTTCTTTTTGATGACAATTCCGGTGCTACATGCTCAAAAAGAGGGGTACTGGGATAAAGAACGCTCAACTACAAAAGAAGTTGTGGTATCTGCAAGAGATCGAATTTTAATTAAGATTGATGACCTACCAACAGGAACTACCGAAATAATTTATCGCATCACGCTGTTGGATAAAAACCAGCAAATGTCCAATAGTCTAGTTTCGGTTTTGAAAGCGATTCCAGATCCAACAGGGATAAGCCAAGGATCAGCTGGAGCGGTATTTTTGCTATCTAAAATATCAGGAGACGATAAATGTAAATATGCTATCTTTTCTAAGTTGGATGCGGCGAACAATTATATAGCTTCAGGAGATACTTCTGATGCTTGCTTAGTACAAGACGAACCTGTAAGTAAAGATGCAAAGCGATTGTCAACAGAGAAATCCGATTGTTTGAAGTGGAGCGCAAATTCCAATCTGTTGTGGTTTGGTTTTGAAAGTAACAACTGGATTTTGAACCAAAAAATTATACTAGAAGTAGTACCTTGGGTAGATTATAAATTGAGTCGAGGTTGGACCAAAGAAAATCGCAAGACAATAATTGACCAATGCAAAACATCTAGTTTAGCTCAAAAAATGTCTAATTCAGATGATTTTTGTGTTTGTGTTTCGGATAAAATTCAGGCAAAATATTCGTTCAAAGAGTTTCAGAAATTATTAATCGAAGAGCGTAATAAGGCTTTTAAAGATTATGGTGCGCTTTGTTTTAACGAAACAGGAGCTTCTAGCGCATTCAATTCGGATTTAAGATCACAAGCTGCAGTTTTGGCAAAAAAAGGCAAGTACGGCGCGGCAATTGCTAAAATGAATACGATTATAACTAATACAAAAGGTGCTGCTTTGGATTACAACACACTTGGTTATTATTATCTAATCACCAAACAATACGGTAAAGCACTTAAGATTTTACAAGAAGCTGAAAAACAAGACGCAACCGAGTTGTTGATTCAATTGAATTTAGCTCATGCGTATTTACTAAACGGTAATTACAAATCGGCTAAAATAATTCATAAAACCTATTCTAATCAAAATGTTACGGATAGCTTGAGCTGGATACAAAAGACTAAATTGGATTTTGATGCTTTTCAAAAGGCAGGAATTCAAAACGAAGACTTCAATGCTATTTTGAAAATTTTAGAATAA
- a CDS encoding o-succinylbenzoate synthase, translated as MKATYHKYLLHFKRPSGTSRGVMTDKETWFIVIEHDGKKGIGECGILRGLSCDDRPDYEEKLAWTCANIHLGKDLLWEALLEFPSIQFGVEMAFQSLVSETPYLLFSSDFTQGQKSIPINGLIWMGEESFMKEQIEEKLATGFRCVKLKIGAIDFDKELQLLRFIRANFSAEQVEIRVDANGAFNENDALNKLVQLSEFELHSIEQPIAKNSTDRMSELCKTSPFPIALDEELIGVFSVFDKEVLLLKIKPQYIILKPSFVGGFRGTQEWISLAEKHQIGWWITSALESNIGLNAIAQWTFLQHNLMPQGLGTGALYTNNFDCPLEVDGGQLWYDINKNWDCNLI; from the coding sequence TTGAAAGCAACCTATCACAAATACCTACTACATTTCAAACGTCCTTCAGGAACTTCTAGAGGAGTAATGACAGATAAAGAAACTTGGTTTATTGTTATTGAACATGACGGTAAAAAAGGAATAGGTGAGTGTGGTATTCTTCGCGGACTCAGTTGTGACGATCGTCCCGATTATGAAGAGAAATTAGCTTGGACTTGTGCGAATATTCATTTGGGAAAAGATTTACTTTGGGAAGCTTTGTTAGAGTTTCCTTCGATACAGTTTGGAGTAGAAATGGCGTTCCAATCTTTAGTAAGTGAAACACCTTATTTACTTTTTTCATCTGACTTTACTCAAGGTCAAAAATCGATACCAATAAATGGCTTGATTTGGATGGGTGAGGAGTCATTTATGAAAGAACAAATAGAAGAAAAACTAGCGACTGGATTTCGATGTGTAAAATTAAAAATTGGCGCAATAGATTTTGATAAAGAACTCCAATTATTGCGTTTTATTCGAGCTAATTTTTCCGCTGAACAAGTCGAAATCCGAGTTGATGCTAATGGCGCTTTTAATGAAAATGACGCTTTAAATAAATTAGTTCAATTATCTGAATTTGAATTACATAGTATCGAACAACCTATTGCTAAAAATAGCACTGACAGGATGTCAGAACTCTGTAAAACTAGTCCATTTCCTATTGCTTTGGACGAAGAGCTAATTGGTGTATTTTCGGTATTTGATAAAGAAGTTTTATTGCTAAAAATAAAACCTCAATATATCATTTTGAAGCCTAGTTTTGTGGGTGGTTTTCGAGGCACACAAGAGTGGATTTCGTTGGCCGAAAAACACCAAATCGGGTGGTGGATTACTTCAGCCTTAGAGAGTAATATAGGTTTAAACGCGATTGCACAATGGACTTTTTTACAGCACAATTTGATGCCTCAAGGGTTAGGAACAGGTGCTTTGTATACGAATAATTTTGATTGTCCATTAGAAGTTGATGGAGGACAGTTGTGGTACGATATTAATAAGAATTGGGATTGTAATCTGATTTAA
- a CDS encoding serine hydrolase domain-containing protein — protein MNYFKKTNILQILVLSLVLNSCGKNETDSDIKDSELPENVLPKMRSLTNEEPKLSESYVRSTRQKIAHFYNKNWPGNSANGAFLVAKNGQIIFEKYDGLANLSKKDSITPTTPLHIASVSKVLTAAAVLKLVNANRLKLDQKVNTILKEFPFPEVTVRMLLNHRSGLRNYAYFTDRDDGVWDRHNRLTNQDILTLLATKNIGLESRTNTRFAYCNTNYAMLALIIEKITKKSYKTAMTEMIFKPLGMKDTFVFDYEKDKDRIVPSYKANRVEIGKDYLDEVYGDKNIYSTVRDLLKFDRARSRKDFLEPALAKQVHVGYSNEREGEKNYGLGIRMINWKTGQNFYFHNGWWHGNTSAYITLPKEQVTIIALSNKMNKSTYNVKKVAPLFGDYPFETDTDE, from the coding sequence ATGAATTATTTTAAGAAAACAAATATACTACAAATACTGGTTTTATCTCTTGTTTTAAACTCTTGCGGTAAAAACGAAACTGATTCTGATATCAAAGATTCGGAACTTCCCGAGAACGTCTTACCTAAAATGAGATCTTTAACTAATGAGGAACCAAAACTGAGTGAATCCTATGTAAGGTCTACTCGACAAAAAATCGCTCATTTTTACAATAAAAATTGGCCAGGAAATAGTGCAAATGGCGCTTTTCTGGTAGCTAAAAACGGCCAAATTATTTTTGAAAAATACGATGGATTGGCTAATCTTAGCAAAAAAGACAGTATTACTCCTACTACTCCATTGCATATTGCTTCCGTGAGTAAGGTTTTAACTGCGGCAGCTGTATTGAAACTGGTTAATGCAAATCGACTGAAATTAGATCAAAAAGTCAATACCATTTTAAAAGAATTTCCATTCCCAGAAGTGACTGTCCGAATGTTATTGAATCACCGTAGCGGATTGCGTAATTATGCTTATTTCACTGATCGAGATGATGGCGTTTGGGATCGCCATAACCGTTTGACCAATCAAGATATTTTGACGCTTTTGGCGACCAAAAATATTGGACTCGAATCACGCACAAATACTCGTTTTGCCTATTGTAATACCAACTATGCCATGTTGGCACTGATCATAGAGAAAATAACTAAAAAGAGCTACAAAACTGCGATGACTGAAATGATTTTCAAGCCTCTTGGAATGAAAGACACCTTCGTTTTTGACTATGAAAAAGATAAAGACCGAATTGTTCCTTCGTACAAGGCTAACCGAGTAGAAATTGGTAAAGACTACCTTGACGAAGTGTATGGAGATAAAAATATTTATTCTACCGTAAGAGACCTATTGAAATTTGATCGTGCTAGAAGTAGAAAAGATTTCTTAGAACCTGCTTTGGCCAAACAAGTTCATGTAGGGTATAGTAATGAAAGAGAAGGTGAGAAAAATTACGGTTTAGGTATTCGTATGATTAATTGGAAAACAGGACAAAATTTTTATTTTCATAACGGTTGGTGGCATGGTAATACTTCAGCTTACATTACACTTCCTAAAGAACAAGTTACCATAATTGCTTTATCAAACAAAATGAACAAAAGCACTTATAATGTTAAAAAAGTGGCGCCACTTTTTGGAGACTACCCTTTTGAAACAGATACTGACGAATAA
- a CDS encoding alanine dehydrogenase, which produces MSLKFGIVKELNQELDRRVAFSPTQLEELKLLYPRLEFRVESSDNRIFTDEEYESKGITVSSDITDCDVLIGINPIAPSNLILGKEYLFVTDLIKKVNPLFTLDALTSLVGTYNAFRAFGLKFELFKLPAIATFSDQATLTTYLKRPVLPPLKITFIGSEANLVGAEVIMKALKIKKVSSDDFLSKNFAQAVYTFINSPEQINLESFTTVSDICIINSSINGKSVLVSQELLNTKDGKLRVVADLNPMSTNSIACTLRQSTPEDPFYGYLPNENKEVDLHHPGAIVVVAVPDTTIEYPKETSEFIGSQLAQYYIPTVFK; this is translated from the coding sequence ATGAGTTTAAAATTCGGGATTGTAAAAGAATTAAATCAGGAATTAGACCGTCGAGTTGCTTTTTCTCCAACACAATTGGAGGAATTGAAGTTGCTTTATCCACGGTTGGAATTTCGAGTAGAATCTTCAGATAATCGAATCTTTACTGACGAAGAATATGAATCAAAAGGGATTACAGTTAGTAGTGATATTACAGATTGTGATGTTTTAATAGGAATCAACCCGATAGCTCCATCGAATTTAATTCTTGGTAAAGAGTATCTATTTGTTACGGATTTAATCAAGAAAGTGAATCCATTATTTACATTGGATGCTTTGACCAGTCTTGTAGGAACCTATAATGCTTTTCGTGCTTTCGGACTTAAATTTGAATTATTTAAATTACCTGCCATTGCTACTTTTTCAGACCAAGCGACTTTGACAACCTATTTAAAGCGACCTGTTTTACCTCCATTGAAAATTACATTTATCGGGTCAGAAGCTAATTTAGTAGGAGCGGAGGTCATTATGAAAGCATTAAAAATAAAGAAAGTAAGTTCGGATGATTTTCTCTCCAAGAATTTTGCCCAAGCAGTATATACATTCATTAACTCTCCTGAACAAATTAATTTAGAATCCTTTACTACAGTTTCAGATATCTGTATTATTAATTCGTCTATTAATGGAAAATCAGTGCTTGTCTCACAAGAATTGTTGAATACAAAAGACGGCAAGTTGCGAGTTGTAGCTGATTTGAATCCTATGAGTACGAATTCCATTGCTTGCACACTACGTCAATCTACTCCGGAAGATCCGTTTTATGGTTATTTACCTAACGAAAATAAAGAAGTTGATTTGCATCACCCTGGAGCCATTGTTGTAGTTGCTGTGCCAGACACCACAATTGAATATCCTAAAGAGACAAGTGAATTCATTGGAAGTCAATTGGCTCAATATTATATTCCTACCGTATTTAAGTAA